In Rattus rattus isolate New Zealand chromosome 3, Rrattus_CSIRO_v1, whole genome shotgun sequence, one genomic interval encodes:
- the Itga10 gene encoding integrin alpha-10 isoform X1 produces the protein MEPPSTPHLFLPLALLTGLCSPFNLDEHHPRLFTGPPEAEFGYSVLQHVGGGHRWMLVGAPWDGPSGDRKGDVYRCSIGGFHSAPCTKGHLGDYQLGNSSQPAVNMHLGMSLLETDADGGFMACAPLWSRACGSSVFSSGICAHVDASFRLQGSLAPTAQRCPTYMDVVIVLDGSNSIYPWSEVQTFLRRLVGRLFIDPEQIQVGLVQYGENPVHEWSLGDFRTKEEVVRAARNLSRREGRETRTAQAIMVACTEGFSESRGGRPEAARLLVVVTDGESHDGEELPAALKACEAGRVTRYGIAVLGHYLRRQRDPSSFLREIRAIASDPDERFFFNVTDEAALTDIVDALGDRIFGLEGSRGENESSFGLEMSEIGFSIHRLQDGILFGMVGAYDWGGSVLWLEEGRRLFPPRTALEDEFPPALQNHAAYLGYSVSSMLLPGGRRLFLSGAPRFRHRGKVIAFQLKKDGVVKVTQSLQGDQIGSYFGSELCPLDTDMNGITNILLVAAPMFLGPQNKETGRIYVYVVGQQNLLMLQGTLQPDRSQDSRFGFAMAALPDLNHDGFSDVAVGAPLEDGHQGALYLYHGTQTGIRPHPTQRIAAGSMPQALRYFGRSVDGRLDLDGDDLVDVAVGAHGAAILFSSQPIIHLIPTLDVMPPHISVVQKDCKRRGQEAACLTAALCFQVKSQTPGRWDRRFNIRFSASLDEWTAGARAAFDGSGQRLSPRQLRLSVGNVTCEQLHFHALDTSDYLRPVALTVTFALDNTTKPGPVLAEGSSTSIRKLIPFSKDCGPDNECITDLVLQADMDIRGSRKSPFVVQGGRQKVLVSVTLENKKENAYNTSLSLSFSRNLHLASLTPQRAKSVKVECAVPSPHARLCIVGHPVFQAGAKVSFLLEFEFSCTFLLSQVSVRLTASSSSLERNETLQDNTAQTSAYVRYEPHLMFSSESTLHRYEVHPYRALPVSPGPEFKTTLRVQNLGCHVVGGLVVSALLPAVAHGGNYFLSLSQVISGNASCTVQNLTDPPGFPVHPEELQHTSRLNGSNTRCQAVRCHLGLLPKGTEISVGLLRLVHNEFFRRAKFKSVTVVSTFKLGTEEGSVLLLNEASQWRESHLEVIQTLPTLISLWILVGSVLGGLLLLALLVFCLWKLGFFTRKKIPKEEQSEGKLEQ, from the exons ATGgagcctccctccacccctcacctGTTCTTGCCCCTGGCGTTGCTGACAG GTCTCTGCTCCCCCTTTAATTTGGATGAGCATCACCCACGCCTATTCACGGGGCCACCAGAGGCTGAATTTGGATACAGTGTCTTACAGCATGTTGGGGGTGGACATCGATG GATGCTGGTGGGCGCCCCCTGGGATGGGCCTTCAGGTGACCGGAAGGGGGATGTTTATCGTTGCTCTATAGGGGGATTCCACAGTGCTCCATGTACCAAAGGACACCTGG GTGACTATCAACTGGGAAATTCCTCTCAGCCTGCTGTAAATATGCACCTCGGGATGTCTCTCCTGGAGACAGATGCTGATGGGGGATTCATG GCCTGTGCCCCTCTCTGGTCTCGTGCCTGCGGCAGCTCTGTCTTCAGCTCTGGAATATGTGcccatgtggatgcttcattccggCTTCAGGGGAGCCTGGCACCGACCGCCCAGC GCTGTCCTACATACATGGATGTCGTCATTGTTTTGGATGGCTCCAATAGTATCTATCCCTGGTCAGAAGTTCAGACTTTCCTTCGGAGGCTGGTAGGAAGACTGTTTATCGATCCGGAGCAGAtacag GTAGGACTGGTACAGTACGGGGAGAACCCTGTGCACGAGTGGTCCCTGGGAGATTTCCGGACAAAGGAAGAAGTTGTGAGAGCAGCGAGGAACCTCAGTCGGAGGGAGGGGCGAGAAACGAGAACGGCCCAAGCAATAATGGTGGCATG caCAGAAGGGTTCAGTGAGTCCCGGGGCGGCAGACCAGAGGCCGCTAGGCTGCTGGTAGTTGTCACTGATGGGGAGTCTCACGACGGAGAGGAGCTTCCAGCAGCGCTAAAGGCCTGTGAGGCTGGAAGAGTAACACGTTACGGGATTGCG GTCCTTGGTCACTATCTCCGGCGACAGAGAGACCCCAGCTCTTTTCTTCGGGAAATCAGAGCCATTGCTAGTGATCCAGATGAGCGATTCTTCTTCAATGTCACGGATGAGGCCGCGCTGACGGACATCGTGGATGCGCTGGGAGACCGGATTTTTGGTCTTGAAG GATCCCGTGGAGAAAATGAAAGCTCCTTTGGGCTAGAAATGTCCGAGATTGGCTTCTCCATCCACCGGCTACAG GATGGGATTCTCTTTGGGATGGTGGGGGCCTATGACTGGGGGGGCTCCGTGCTATGGCTTGAAGAAGGTCGCCGCCTTTTCCCGCCACGAACTGCCCTGGAAGATGAGTTTCCCCCTGCGTTGCAGAACCACGCAGCCTACCTGG GTTACTCTGTTTCTTCCATGCTTCTGCCGGGAGGGCGCCGGCTCTTTCTCTCAGGGGCACCGAGGTTTAGACATCGAGGAAAAGTTATCGCCTTCCAGCTAAAGAAAGATGGGGTTGTGAAGGTCACCCAGAGCCTCCAGGGGGATCAG ATCGGCTCATACTTTGGCAGTGAGCTCTGCCCGTTGGACACAGATATGAACGGGATAACTAATATCTTACTTGTGGCGGCTCCCATGTTCCTGGGTCCCCAGAACAAGGAGACTGGacgcatttatgtgtatgtggtgggcCAG CAAAATTTGCTGATGCTCCAAGGAACCCTTCAGCCAGACCGCTCCCAGGATTCTCGGTTTGGCTTTGctatggctgctcttcctgatcTGAACCACGACGGTTTCAGTGATGTAGCAGTGGGGGCACCTCTGGAGGATGGCCACCAGGGAGCACTGTACCTGTATCATGGAACCCAAACTGGAATCAGGCCACATCCTACCCAG agGATTGCTGCTGGCTCCATGCCACAGGCCCTCCGATATTTTGGCCGCAGTGTGGATGGCCGGTTAGATCTGGATGGAGATGATCTTGTGGATGTTGCTGTGGGTGCCCATGGGGCAGCCATTCTGTTCAG ctcccagcctATCATCCACCTGATTCCAACCCTGGATGTGATGCCTCCGCATATCAGCGTGGTTCAGAAGGACTGTAAGCGACGAGGCCAGGAAGCAGCCTGTCTGACGGCAGCCCTTTGCTTCCAAGTAAAGTCTCAAACTCCTGGGCGTTGGGATCGCAGATTCA ACATACGGTTCTCAGCATCACTGGATGAGTGGACAGCTGGGGCACGTGCAGCATTCGATGGCTCTGGCCAGCGGCTGTCCCCACGGCAGCTCCGGCTCAGTGTTGGGAATGTCACTTGTGAACAGCTGCACTTCCATGCACTG GATACATCGGATTACCTCCGGCCAGTGGCCTTGACTGTGACTTTTGCTTTGGACAACACCACGAAGCCAGGGCCTGTGCTGGCCGAGGGATCCTCTACGTCTATACGGAAGCTG ATCCCCTTCTCAAAGGACTGTGGCCCTGACAATGAGTGTATCACAGACCTGGTGCTTCAAGCTGACATGGACATCAGAGGCTCCAG GAAGTCCCCATTTGTGGTTCAAGGTGGCCGCCAGAAAGTGCTGGTGTCGGTGACCCtggagaacaagaaggagaaTGCCTACAACACTAGTCTGAGTCTCAGTTTTTCTAGAAACCTCCACCTGGCCAGTCTTACTCCTCAG AGGGCCAAATCAGTGAAGGTGGAGTGTGCAGTCCCTTCCCCCCACGCCCGGCTCTGCATCGTGGGGCATCCCGTCTTCCAGGCTGGGGCCAAG GTGTCCTTCTTGTTAGAGTTTGAATTTAGCTGCACCTTCCTCCTGAGCCAGGTCTCTGTGAGGCTGACTGCCAGTAG CAGTAGCCTAGAGAGGAACGAGACCCTTCAAGATAATACAGCTCAGACCTCTGCCTACGTCCGATACGAACCTCACCTCATGTTCTCCAG TGAGTCCACTCTGCATCGGTATGAGGTTCACCCTTACAGGGCTCTCCCAGTGAGCCCTGGCCCTGAATTCAAAACCACTCTTAGG GTTCAGAACCTTGGTTGCCATGTGGTCGGCGGTCTCGTCGTCTCAGCCCTCCTTCCAGCTGTAGCCCATGGGGGTAACTACTTCCTGTCACTATCTCAAGTCATCTCTGGCAAT GCGAGCTGCACAGTGCAGAACCTGACTGATCCCCCAGGATTCCCTGTGCATCCAGAGGAGCTTCAGCACACAAGCAGACTG AATGGCAGTAACACTCGGTGTCAGGCGGTGAGGTGCCATCTTGGACTGCTGCCTAAGGGGACTGAGATCTCTGTCGGACTGCTGAGGCTGGTTCACAATGAATTCTTCCGGAGG
- the Itga10 gene encoding integrin alpha-10 isoform X3 — translation MEPPSTPHLFLPLALLTGCPTYMDVVIVLDGSNSIYPWSEVQTFLRRLVGRLFIDPEQIQVGLVQYGENPVHEWSLGDFRTKEEVVRAARNLSRREGRETRTAQAIMVACTEGFSESRGGRPEAARLLVVVTDGESHDGEELPAALKACEAGRVTRYGIAVLGHYLRRQRDPSSFLREIRAIASDPDERFFFNVTDEAALTDIVDALGDRIFGLEGSRGENESSFGLEMSEIGFSIHRLQDGILFGMVGAYDWGGSVLWLEEGRRLFPPRTALEDEFPPALQNHAAYLGYSVSSMLLPGGRRLFLSGAPRFRHRGKVIAFQLKKDGVVKVTQSLQGDQIGSYFGSELCPLDTDMNGITNILLVAAPMFLGPQNKETGRIYVYVVGQQNLLMLQGTLQPDRSQDSRFGFAMAALPDLNHDGFSDVAVGAPLEDGHQGALYLYHGTQTGIRPHPTQRIAAGSMPQALRYFGRSVDGRLDLDGDDLVDVAVGAHGAAILFSSQPIIHLIPTLDVMPPHISVVQKDCKRRGQEAACLTAALCFQVKSQTPGRWDRRFNIRFSASLDEWTAGARAAFDGSGQRLSPRQLRLSVGNVTCEQLHFHALDTSDYLRPVALTVTFALDNTTKPGPVLAEGSSTSIRKLIPFSKDCGPDNECITDLVLQADMDIRGSRKSPFVVQGGRQKVLVSVTLENKKENAYNTSLSLSFSRNLHLASLTPQRAKSVKVECAVPSPHARLCIVGHPVFQAGAKVSFLLEFEFSCTFLLSQVSVRLTASSSSLERNETLQDNTAQTSAYVRYEPHLMFSSESTLHRYEVHPYRALPVSPGPEFKTTLRVQNLGCHVVGGLVVSALLPAVAHGGNYFLSLSQVISGNASCTVQNLTDPPGFPVHPEELQHTSRLNGSNTRCQAVRCHLGLLPKGTEISVGLLRLVHNEFFRRAKFKSVTVVSTFKLGTEEGSVLLLNEASQWRESHLEVIQTLPTLISLWILVGSVLGGLLLLALLVFCLWKLGFFTRKKIPKEEQSEGKLEQ, via the exons ATGgagcctccctccacccctcacctGTTCTTGCCCCTGGCGTTGCTGACAG GCTGTCCTACATACATGGATGTCGTCATTGTTTTGGATGGCTCCAATAGTATCTATCCCTGGTCAGAAGTTCAGACTTTCCTTCGGAGGCTGGTAGGAAGACTGTTTATCGATCCGGAGCAGAtacag GTAGGACTGGTACAGTACGGGGAGAACCCTGTGCACGAGTGGTCCCTGGGAGATTTCCGGACAAAGGAAGAAGTTGTGAGAGCAGCGAGGAACCTCAGTCGGAGGGAGGGGCGAGAAACGAGAACGGCCCAAGCAATAATGGTGGCATG caCAGAAGGGTTCAGTGAGTCCCGGGGCGGCAGACCAGAGGCCGCTAGGCTGCTGGTAGTTGTCACTGATGGGGAGTCTCACGACGGAGAGGAGCTTCCAGCAGCGCTAAAGGCCTGTGAGGCTGGAAGAGTAACACGTTACGGGATTGCG GTCCTTGGTCACTATCTCCGGCGACAGAGAGACCCCAGCTCTTTTCTTCGGGAAATCAGAGCCATTGCTAGTGATCCAGATGAGCGATTCTTCTTCAATGTCACGGATGAGGCCGCGCTGACGGACATCGTGGATGCGCTGGGAGACCGGATTTTTGGTCTTGAAG GATCCCGTGGAGAAAATGAAAGCTCCTTTGGGCTAGAAATGTCCGAGATTGGCTTCTCCATCCACCGGCTACAG GATGGGATTCTCTTTGGGATGGTGGGGGCCTATGACTGGGGGGGCTCCGTGCTATGGCTTGAAGAAGGTCGCCGCCTTTTCCCGCCACGAACTGCCCTGGAAGATGAGTTTCCCCCTGCGTTGCAGAACCACGCAGCCTACCTGG GTTACTCTGTTTCTTCCATGCTTCTGCCGGGAGGGCGCCGGCTCTTTCTCTCAGGGGCACCGAGGTTTAGACATCGAGGAAAAGTTATCGCCTTCCAGCTAAAGAAAGATGGGGTTGTGAAGGTCACCCAGAGCCTCCAGGGGGATCAG ATCGGCTCATACTTTGGCAGTGAGCTCTGCCCGTTGGACACAGATATGAACGGGATAACTAATATCTTACTTGTGGCGGCTCCCATGTTCCTGGGTCCCCAGAACAAGGAGACTGGacgcatttatgtgtatgtggtgggcCAG CAAAATTTGCTGATGCTCCAAGGAACCCTTCAGCCAGACCGCTCCCAGGATTCTCGGTTTGGCTTTGctatggctgctcttcctgatcTGAACCACGACGGTTTCAGTGATGTAGCAGTGGGGGCACCTCTGGAGGATGGCCACCAGGGAGCACTGTACCTGTATCATGGAACCCAAACTGGAATCAGGCCACATCCTACCCAG agGATTGCTGCTGGCTCCATGCCACAGGCCCTCCGATATTTTGGCCGCAGTGTGGATGGCCGGTTAGATCTGGATGGAGATGATCTTGTGGATGTTGCTGTGGGTGCCCATGGGGCAGCCATTCTGTTCAG ctcccagcctATCATCCACCTGATTCCAACCCTGGATGTGATGCCTCCGCATATCAGCGTGGTTCAGAAGGACTGTAAGCGACGAGGCCAGGAAGCAGCCTGTCTGACGGCAGCCCTTTGCTTCCAAGTAAAGTCTCAAACTCCTGGGCGTTGGGATCGCAGATTCA ACATACGGTTCTCAGCATCACTGGATGAGTGGACAGCTGGGGCACGTGCAGCATTCGATGGCTCTGGCCAGCGGCTGTCCCCACGGCAGCTCCGGCTCAGTGTTGGGAATGTCACTTGTGAACAGCTGCACTTCCATGCACTG GATACATCGGATTACCTCCGGCCAGTGGCCTTGACTGTGACTTTTGCTTTGGACAACACCACGAAGCCAGGGCCTGTGCTGGCCGAGGGATCCTCTACGTCTATACGGAAGCTG ATCCCCTTCTCAAAGGACTGTGGCCCTGACAATGAGTGTATCACAGACCTGGTGCTTCAAGCTGACATGGACATCAGAGGCTCCAG GAAGTCCCCATTTGTGGTTCAAGGTGGCCGCCAGAAAGTGCTGGTGTCGGTGACCCtggagaacaagaaggagaaTGCCTACAACACTAGTCTGAGTCTCAGTTTTTCTAGAAACCTCCACCTGGCCAGTCTTACTCCTCAG AGGGCCAAATCAGTGAAGGTGGAGTGTGCAGTCCCTTCCCCCCACGCCCGGCTCTGCATCGTGGGGCATCCCGTCTTCCAGGCTGGGGCCAAG GTGTCCTTCTTGTTAGAGTTTGAATTTAGCTGCACCTTCCTCCTGAGCCAGGTCTCTGTGAGGCTGACTGCCAGTAG CAGTAGCCTAGAGAGGAACGAGACCCTTCAAGATAATACAGCTCAGACCTCTGCCTACGTCCGATACGAACCTCACCTCATGTTCTCCAG TGAGTCCACTCTGCATCGGTATGAGGTTCACCCTTACAGGGCTCTCCCAGTGAGCCCTGGCCCTGAATTCAAAACCACTCTTAGG GTTCAGAACCTTGGTTGCCATGTGGTCGGCGGTCTCGTCGTCTCAGCCCTCCTTCCAGCTGTAGCCCATGGGGGTAACTACTTCCTGTCACTATCTCAAGTCATCTCTGGCAAT GCGAGCTGCACAGTGCAGAACCTGACTGATCCCCCAGGATTCCCTGTGCATCCAGAGGAGCTTCAGCACACAAGCAGACTG AATGGCAGTAACACTCGGTGTCAGGCGGTGAGGTGCCATCTTGGACTGCTGCCTAAGGGGACTGAGATCTCTGTCGGACTGCTGAGGCTGGTTCACAATGAATTCTTCCGGAGG
- the Itga10 gene encoding integrin alpha-10 isoform X2: protein MSITHAYSRGHQRLNLDTVSYSMLGVDIDGCPTYMDVVIVLDGSNSIYPWSEVQTFLRRLVGRLFIDPEQIQVGLVQYGENPVHEWSLGDFRTKEEVVRAARNLSRREGRETRTAQAIMVACTEGFSESRGGRPEAARLLVVVTDGESHDGEELPAALKACEAGRVTRYGIAVLGHYLRRQRDPSSFLREIRAIASDPDERFFFNVTDEAALTDIVDALGDRIFGLEGSRGENESSFGLEMSEIGFSIHRLQDGILFGMVGAYDWGGSVLWLEEGRRLFPPRTALEDEFPPALQNHAAYLGYSVSSMLLPGGRRLFLSGAPRFRHRGKVIAFQLKKDGVVKVTQSLQGDQIGSYFGSELCPLDTDMNGITNILLVAAPMFLGPQNKETGRIYVYVVGQQNLLMLQGTLQPDRSQDSRFGFAMAALPDLNHDGFSDVAVGAPLEDGHQGALYLYHGTQTGIRPHPTQRIAAGSMPQALRYFGRSVDGRLDLDGDDLVDVAVGAHGAAILFSSQPIIHLIPTLDVMPPHISVVQKDCKRRGQEAACLTAALCFQVKSQTPGRWDRRFNIRFSASLDEWTAGARAAFDGSGQRLSPRQLRLSVGNVTCEQLHFHALDTSDYLRPVALTVTFALDNTTKPGPVLAEGSSTSIRKLIPFSKDCGPDNECITDLVLQADMDIRGSRKSPFVVQGGRQKVLVSVTLENKKENAYNTSLSLSFSRNLHLASLTPQRAKSVKVECAVPSPHARLCIVGHPVFQAGAKVSFLLEFEFSCTFLLSQVSVRLTASSSSLERNETLQDNTAQTSAYVRYEPHLMFSSESTLHRYEVHPYRALPVSPGPEFKTTLRVQNLGCHVVGGLVVSALLPAVAHGGNYFLSLSQVISGNASCTVQNLTDPPGFPVHPEELQHTSRLNGSNTRCQAVRCHLGLLPKGTEISVGLLRLVHNEFFRRAKFKSVTVVSTFKLGTEEGSVLLLNEASQWRESHLEVIQTLPTLISLWILVGSVLGGLLLLALLVFCLWKLGFFTRKKIPKEEQSEGKLEQ from the exons ATGAGCATCACCCACGCCTATTCACGGGGCCACCAGAGGCTGAATTTGGATACAGTGTCTTACAGCATGTTGGGGGTGGACATCGATG GCTGTCCTACATACATGGATGTCGTCATTGTTTTGGATGGCTCCAATAGTATCTATCCCTGGTCAGAAGTTCAGACTTTCCTTCGGAGGCTGGTAGGAAGACTGTTTATCGATCCGGAGCAGAtacag GTAGGACTGGTACAGTACGGGGAGAACCCTGTGCACGAGTGGTCCCTGGGAGATTTCCGGACAAAGGAAGAAGTTGTGAGAGCAGCGAGGAACCTCAGTCGGAGGGAGGGGCGAGAAACGAGAACGGCCCAAGCAATAATGGTGGCATG caCAGAAGGGTTCAGTGAGTCCCGGGGCGGCAGACCAGAGGCCGCTAGGCTGCTGGTAGTTGTCACTGATGGGGAGTCTCACGACGGAGAGGAGCTTCCAGCAGCGCTAAAGGCCTGTGAGGCTGGAAGAGTAACACGTTACGGGATTGCG GTCCTTGGTCACTATCTCCGGCGACAGAGAGACCCCAGCTCTTTTCTTCGGGAAATCAGAGCCATTGCTAGTGATCCAGATGAGCGATTCTTCTTCAATGTCACGGATGAGGCCGCGCTGACGGACATCGTGGATGCGCTGGGAGACCGGATTTTTGGTCTTGAAG GATCCCGTGGAGAAAATGAAAGCTCCTTTGGGCTAGAAATGTCCGAGATTGGCTTCTCCATCCACCGGCTACAG GATGGGATTCTCTTTGGGATGGTGGGGGCCTATGACTGGGGGGGCTCCGTGCTATGGCTTGAAGAAGGTCGCCGCCTTTTCCCGCCACGAACTGCCCTGGAAGATGAGTTTCCCCCTGCGTTGCAGAACCACGCAGCCTACCTGG GTTACTCTGTTTCTTCCATGCTTCTGCCGGGAGGGCGCCGGCTCTTTCTCTCAGGGGCACCGAGGTTTAGACATCGAGGAAAAGTTATCGCCTTCCAGCTAAAGAAAGATGGGGTTGTGAAGGTCACCCAGAGCCTCCAGGGGGATCAG ATCGGCTCATACTTTGGCAGTGAGCTCTGCCCGTTGGACACAGATATGAACGGGATAACTAATATCTTACTTGTGGCGGCTCCCATGTTCCTGGGTCCCCAGAACAAGGAGACTGGacgcatttatgtgtatgtggtgggcCAG CAAAATTTGCTGATGCTCCAAGGAACCCTTCAGCCAGACCGCTCCCAGGATTCTCGGTTTGGCTTTGctatggctgctcttcctgatcTGAACCACGACGGTTTCAGTGATGTAGCAGTGGGGGCACCTCTGGAGGATGGCCACCAGGGAGCACTGTACCTGTATCATGGAACCCAAACTGGAATCAGGCCACATCCTACCCAG agGATTGCTGCTGGCTCCATGCCACAGGCCCTCCGATATTTTGGCCGCAGTGTGGATGGCCGGTTAGATCTGGATGGAGATGATCTTGTGGATGTTGCTGTGGGTGCCCATGGGGCAGCCATTCTGTTCAG ctcccagcctATCATCCACCTGATTCCAACCCTGGATGTGATGCCTCCGCATATCAGCGTGGTTCAGAAGGACTGTAAGCGACGAGGCCAGGAAGCAGCCTGTCTGACGGCAGCCCTTTGCTTCCAAGTAAAGTCTCAAACTCCTGGGCGTTGGGATCGCAGATTCA ACATACGGTTCTCAGCATCACTGGATGAGTGGACAGCTGGGGCACGTGCAGCATTCGATGGCTCTGGCCAGCGGCTGTCCCCACGGCAGCTCCGGCTCAGTGTTGGGAATGTCACTTGTGAACAGCTGCACTTCCATGCACTG GATACATCGGATTACCTCCGGCCAGTGGCCTTGACTGTGACTTTTGCTTTGGACAACACCACGAAGCCAGGGCCTGTGCTGGCCGAGGGATCCTCTACGTCTATACGGAAGCTG ATCCCCTTCTCAAAGGACTGTGGCCCTGACAATGAGTGTATCACAGACCTGGTGCTTCAAGCTGACATGGACATCAGAGGCTCCAG GAAGTCCCCATTTGTGGTTCAAGGTGGCCGCCAGAAAGTGCTGGTGTCGGTGACCCtggagaacaagaaggagaaTGCCTACAACACTAGTCTGAGTCTCAGTTTTTCTAGAAACCTCCACCTGGCCAGTCTTACTCCTCAG AGGGCCAAATCAGTGAAGGTGGAGTGTGCAGTCCCTTCCCCCCACGCCCGGCTCTGCATCGTGGGGCATCCCGTCTTCCAGGCTGGGGCCAAG GTGTCCTTCTTGTTAGAGTTTGAATTTAGCTGCACCTTCCTCCTGAGCCAGGTCTCTGTGAGGCTGACTGCCAGTAG CAGTAGCCTAGAGAGGAACGAGACCCTTCAAGATAATACAGCTCAGACCTCTGCCTACGTCCGATACGAACCTCACCTCATGTTCTCCAG TGAGTCCACTCTGCATCGGTATGAGGTTCACCCTTACAGGGCTCTCCCAGTGAGCCCTGGCCCTGAATTCAAAACCACTCTTAGG GTTCAGAACCTTGGTTGCCATGTGGTCGGCGGTCTCGTCGTCTCAGCCCTCCTTCCAGCTGTAGCCCATGGGGGTAACTACTTCCTGTCACTATCTCAAGTCATCTCTGGCAAT GCGAGCTGCACAGTGCAGAACCTGACTGATCCCCCAGGATTCCCTGTGCATCCAGAGGAGCTTCAGCACACAAGCAGACTG AATGGCAGTAACACTCGGTGTCAGGCGGTGAGGTGCCATCTTGGACTGCTGCCTAAGGGGACTGAGATCTCTGTCGGACTGCTGAGGCTGGTTCACAATGAATTCTTCCGGAGG